A genomic region of Jeotgalibaca ciconiae contains the following coding sequences:
- a CDS encoding ZIP family metal transporter has protein sequence MLETFSNYNPILQSLIAGLFTWGCTVLGSAFVFFFKTVNRKVLDVMSGFAAGVMIAASFWSLLAPSISYAEDNGYGVFSWVPAAIGFLLGGAFLRLTDAIIPHLHLGEPIENREGPETGASRNLLLFLAITIHNIPEGLAVGVAFGAAAHGLATENTLMSAIGLALGIGLQNIPEGSALSMPIRADGNSRWKAFNLGQLSAIVEPVAAVIGAAAVLSMQAILPYALAFAAGAMIFVVVEELIPESQTNGNSDIATIGLMVGFTVMMILDVALG, from the coding sequence ATGTTAGAGACATTTAGTAATTATAATCCAATATTACAATCATTGATCGCCGGCTTGTTTACTTGGGGATGTACGGTGTTGGGATCAGCTTTTGTATTTTTCTTTAAAACGGTAAATCGTAAAGTATTAGATGTGATGAGTGGTTTTGCTGCAGGAGTAATGATTGCAGCATCCTTTTGGTCTTTGTTAGCACCATCAATTTCTTATGCAGAAGATAACGGATATGGCGTTTTTTCATGGGTGCCGGCAGCTATTGGTTTTTTATTAGGCGGTGCTTTTTTACGTTTAACGGATGCCATTATTCCGCATCTCCATCTTGGCGAACCGATTGAAAATCGTGAAGGACCCGAAACAGGTGCCTCAAGAAATTTACTACTATTTTTAGCGATTACGATTCATAATATACCGGAAGGTTTAGCGGTAGGGGTTGCCTTTGGTGCGGCAGCTCACGGACTAGCAACAGAAAATACGCTTATGAGTGCGATTGGATTGGCATTGGGGATTGGACTCCAAAATATTCCCGAAGGTTCTGCTTTATCGATGCCGATTCGTGCAGATGGAAACAGTCGATGGAAGGCTTTTAATTTAGGACAGTTATCAGCGATTGTTGAACCAGTGGCTGCTGTTATCGGAGCTGCAGCAGTCTTGTCGATGCAGGCTATTTTACCCTACGCTTTAGCTTTTGCTGCTGGAGCTATGATTTTCGTAGTGGTTGAAGAACTAATTCCAGAATCACAGACAAACGGCAACAGTGATATAGCGACAATCGGATTGATGGTTGGATTTACAGTCATGATGATTTTGGATGTAGCATTAGGATAA
- the adhE gene encoding bifunctional acetaldehyde-CoA/alcohol dehydrogenase → MSALNVKEVQTAPEEMIDNLAENGLKALAKMELMDQEKIDEIVRHMALSALDQHMELAKMAVEETGRGVYEDKCLKNIYASENIWHSIKKNKTVGIIEDNDVDQIVRIAAPLGVLAGIIPTTNPTSTTIFKALISMKTRNPIIFSFHPSAEKCSVATAELLYKAALEAGAPEGCIQWIDGVSMEKTNLLMHHPDVAAVLATGGAAMVKAAYSTGKPALGVGPGNVPAYVEKTADVKRAVNDLVLSKTFDNGMICASEQAVIVDKEIYDEVKKEFTKRRAYFVKEKEVAKLEAAMMREDKQGVNPQIVGMAATKIAELAGIKVPEDTKLLIVELPGAGAEYPLSREKLSPVLAMMKSTSHQHAFKLSKDMLALDGLGHSACIHTTDDDLILEFGKQMKACRILVNSPTAQGGIGGLYNNNIPSLTLGCGSYGRNSVSGNVSSFDLLNIKTVAKRRNNMQWIKVPDRIYFEENSVRYLRDMRDIERVFIVCDEGMMKLGYVDIVLEQLKQRKDKVVYTIFSDVEPNPSTDTVNRGTEKMRDFNPDTIIAIGGGSPMDAAKAMWLFYEHPESSFFGAKQKYLDIRKRTYKIDPMEKARLVCIPTTSGTGSEVTPFTVITDSETHIKYPLADYALTPDVAIVDPQFVYSVPKVVTADTGMDVLTHAIESYVSVLANDYTRGLSLQAIKLVFDHLRDSYEKGDRVSREKIHNASTIAGMAFANAFLGISHSIAHKIGGLWDLVHGRTNAVLLPHIIRYNAKEPSKLSMWAKYESFRADEDYATIARYIGLKGETTEELVEALADAVHQLGKDVGIKMSFQEQGVSEEWLKNDGDRIAELAFEDQCTTANPKQPLISELKEVLYAAYYGK, encoded by the coding sequence ATGTCAGCTTTGAATGTGAAAGAAGTGCAAACTGCACCTGAAGAAATGATTGATAATCTCGCAGAAAATGGTTTGAAAGCTTTAGCAAAAATGGAATTAATGGATCAAGAAAAAATAGATGAGATTGTTCGGCATATGGCATTATCTGCACTTGATCAACATATGGAACTCGCAAAAATGGCTGTTGAAGAAACAGGCAGGGGCGTTTACGAAGATAAATGTTTGAAGAATATTTATGCTTCTGAGAACATTTGGCATTCAATCAAAAAAAATAAAACTGTTGGAATTATTGAAGATAATGATGTAGACCAAATTGTTCGAATTGCTGCACCTTTAGGAGTTTTGGCAGGAATTATTCCAACAACGAATCCTACATCAACCACTATTTTTAAAGCACTCATTAGCATGAAGACACGCAATCCAATTATTTTTTCTTTCCATCCAAGTGCTGAGAAATGTTCAGTCGCGACTGCCGAGCTTCTCTATAAAGCAGCTCTTGAAGCAGGTGCACCAGAAGGATGTATTCAGTGGATTGACGGTGTTTCAATGGAAAAAACAAATCTATTGATGCATCATCCGGATGTTGCTGCGGTGTTGGCTACTGGTGGTGCAGCGATGGTAAAAGCTGCTTATTCAACTGGTAAACCAGCTCTAGGCGTGGGTCCAGGTAATGTACCGGCATATGTTGAAAAGACTGCTGATGTTAAAAGAGCGGTAAATGACTTAGTGCTTTCCAAAACATTTGATAATGGAATGATTTGTGCATCAGAACAAGCAGTCATTGTCGATAAAGAAATTTATGATGAAGTTAAAAAAGAATTTACAAAGAGAAGAGCTTACTTCGTAAAAGAAAAAGAAGTGGCTAAATTAGAAGCAGCTATGATGCGCGAAGACAAGCAAGGGGTAAATCCTCAAATTGTTGGAATGGCTGCAACGAAAATTGCTGAATTGGCAGGGATTAAAGTTCCAGAAGACACAAAGTTGTTGATTGTTGAATTACCTGGAGCGGGAGCAGAATATCCTTTATCAAGAGAGAAACTATCGCCGGTATTGGCAATGATGAAATCAACTTCTCACCAACATGCTTTCAAATTGAGTAAAGATATGCTTGCTTTAGATGGACTTGGACATTCGGCATGTATTCATACGACAGATGATGATTTAATTCTTGAATTTGGAAAACAGATGAAAGCTTGTCGTATTTTAGTAAATTCTCCTACAGCACAAGGCGGTATTGGCGGTCTGTACAATAATAATATTCCTTCCTTAACACTTGGATGCGGTTCGTACGGAAGAAACTCTGTATCGGGGAATGTTTCTTCATTCGACTTATTGAATATTAAAACGGTAGCGAAAAGGAGAAATAACATGCAATGGATAAAAGTTCCTGACAGAATTTATTTTGAAGAGAATTCAGTACGTTACTTGCGTGATATGAGAGATATTGAACGTGTATTCATCGTTTGTGACGAAGGTATGATGAAGCTAGGTTATGTAGATATTGTATTAGAGCAATTAAAACAAAGAAAAGATAAAGTGGTCTACACGATTTTCTCAGATGTTGAACCAAACCCATCAACAGATACAGTCAATCGCGGAACAGAAAAAATGCGTGATTTTAATCCTGATACAATTATTGCTATTGGGGGCGGATCGCCAATGGATGCTGCAAAAGCAATGTGGTTATTCTATGAACATCCAGAAAGCAGTTTCTTTGGTGCAAAACAAAAGTATCTGGATATTCGTAAACGGACCTATAAGATTGATCCAATGGAAAAAGCTCGTTTGGTATGTATCCCTACAACATCCGGTACAGGTTCTGAAGTAACACCATTTACCGTTATCACAGATAGCGAAACACATATTAAATATCCATTAGCAGATTATGCCTTAACACCTGATGTAGCGATTGTGGATCCGCAGTTCGTTTATAGTGTTCCTAAAGTGGTCACAGCAGATACAGGAATGGATGTCTTGACTCATGCGATTGAATCTTATGTTTCTGTATTGGCAAATGACTATACACGTGGATTGAGTCTTCAAGCAATTAAATTAGTATTTGATCACTTGAGAGATTCATATGAGAAGGGAGATCGCGTATCTCGTGAAAAGATCCATAATGCTTCTACGATTGCTGGAATGGCATTTGCAAATGCATTTTTAGGGATTTCTCACTCAATTGCGCATAAGATTGGTGGACTATGGGATTTAGTTCATGGTAGAACTAATGCAGTATTGTTACCGCATATTATTCGTTATAACGCGAAAGAACCTTCAAAATTAAGTATGTGGGCAAAATATGAATCATTTAGAGCGGATGAAGATTACGCAACCATTGCTCGCTATATTGGATTGAAAGGCGAGACAACGGAAGAACTAGTAGAAGCTCTAGCAGATGCAGTACATCAACTTGGAAAAGATGTAGGTATTAAGATGAGCTTCCAAGAGCAGGGTGTTTCGGAAGAATGGTTGAAAAATGATGGAGATAGAATTGCTGAACTAGCATTTGAAGATCAATGTACGACCGCAAATCCAAAACAACCATTGATTAGTGAACTAAAAGAAGTTTTATATGCTGCATACTACGGAAAATAA